In a single window of the Rhizobiaceae bacterium genome:
- a CDS encoding SDR family oxidoreductase, protein MDLGIRGRKAIVCASSKGLGKGCAMALAEAGCDLVVNGRNATVLGETARQLRALGGAVVEIAGDVSDPGCQKELLAACPAPDILVNNNGGPPRRDFRELDREAIVRGVVQNMITPIELIQAVVDGMAERGFGRIVNITSLSVYVPISGLDLSSGARAGLTSFLSGVARTVAHRNVTINNLLPGKLDTDRLRGAFSADESEAEQKARLAADVPAKRLGTPEEFGQVCAFLCSVHAGYMTGQNIPVDGGLYVSAF, encoded by the coding sequence ATGGATCTGGGTATTCGTGGCCGCAAGGCGATCGTCTGCGCTTCCAGCAAGGGGCTGGGAAAGGGGTGCGCGATGGCTCTTGCGGAAGCGGGCTGCGATCTGGTCGTCAACGGTCGCAACGCCACCGTGCTTGGCGAAACGGCCCGGCAGTTGCGCGCGCTGGGAGGCGCGGTGGTGGAAATTGCCGGTGACGTTTCCGACCCCGGCTGCCAGAAGGAACTGCTCGCCGCCTGCCCCGCGCCGGACATTCTGGTCAACAACAATGGCGGGCCGCCGCGTCGCGATTTCCGGGAGCTGGACCGCGAGGCGATTGTTCGCGGCGTGGTGCAGAACATGATCACGCCCATCGAACTGATTCAGGCCGTGGTCGACGGAATGGCGGAGCGCGGCTTCGGTCGGATCGTCAACATCACCTCCCTGTCGGTGTATGTTCCAATTTCAGGGCTGGACCTGTCCTCCGGCGCGCGCGCCGGGCTGACCTCATTCCTTTCAGGCGTGGCGAGGACAGTCGCGCACCGCAATGTCACCATCAACAACCTTTTGCCCGGAAAGCTGGATACCGACAGGCTGCGAGGCGCGTTCAGCGCCGACGAAAGCGAAGCTGAACAGAAAGCCCGCCTCGCCGCAGACGTTCCAGCAAAGCGCCTTGGAACGCCGGAGGAATTCGGACAGGTCTGCGCCTTCCTGTGCTCCGTTCATGCGGGATATATGACGGGCCAGAACATTCCGGTCGACGGCGGGCTTTATGTGAGCGCCTTCTGA
- a CDS encoding ATP-binding protein: MWAALFFAAAALAIAFYGSAFATRTYLAQTAQRGQTTLGLAVAALQGHLSRFEPLPALIADHEMIRELLRNPQDAELRNDADEYLKKINALLNSSDIYVMTPDGTTVVASNFESELSFVGENFSYRPYFQQAMKGEPGRFFALGTTSLKRGYYFSAPVRDGGAIRGVVVFKVDLDGIEASWASGDYEITVTDPQGVVFMTSRREWQYAGMLPLTEGRLAQMRAWRRYADTTLRELPITLKSGAEGHDVIKVSMAGGEREFLVESKEMPEAGWTVNVLMDTRAARAQALTGAIAAVLLVFLVGLATVIVMQRRAQLAERLRIQRAAQEELERRVEERTADLAAVNQQLETEVTERRATEVQLRQTQSDLVRAGKLAALGQMSAALSHEFNQPLAAVKAYAENGATLIDRDRIPDARDNLVRISSLADRMATISRHLRNFAREPNQKLGAVGLADVIHETVEIVTPRLKSAGVALETHINPPSLAVHGGSVRLQQVLVNLISNAADALEDRSDRRIVLTAERKGPKVFITVRDNGPGVPEAIRERIFDPFYSTKGVGKGLGLGLSISYNIVKDFGGQIAVENHPGGGALFTLELDAARMPHKEAAE; encoded by the coding sequence CTGTGGGCGGCGCTTTTCTTTGCAGCCGCCGCCCTTGCGATTGCGTTTTACGGCAGCGCCTTTGCGACGCGCACCTATCTCGCGCAGACGGCGCAGCGCGGCCAGACCACACTCGGCCTTGCAGTAGCGGCCCTGCAGGGACATCTCAGCCGGTTCGAACCGTTGCCTGCGCTGATCGCCGACCACGAGATGATACGCGAACTGCTGCGCAATCCGCAGGATGCGGAGCTGCGGAACGATGCGGACGAATATCTCAAGAAAATCAATGCGCTGCTAAACTCGTCCGACATCTATGTGATGACGCCTGACGGTACCACCGTCGTTGCCAGCAACTTTGAGAGTGAGTTGAGCTTCGTCGGCGAAAACTTCAGCTATCGCCCCTATTTCCAGCAGGCAATGAAGGGCGAGCCCGGGCGCTTCTTCGCGCTTGGGACCACTTCGCTCAAGCGCGGCTATTATTTCTCCGCCCCGGTGCGCGATGGCGGTGCCATTCGCGGCGTTGTCGTCTTCAAGGTCGATCTCGACGGCATCGAGGCTTCGTGGGCGAGCGGCGACTATGAAATTACGGTAACCGATCCGCAGGGCGTCGTGTTCATGACCAGCCGGCGCGAATGGCAATATGCCGGCATGCTGCCGCTGACCGAAGGCCGTCTCGCGCAGATGCGCGCATGGCGGCGCTATGCGGATACCACTTTGCGTGAACTGCCGATTACCCTGAAATCGGGCGCGGAGGGACACGATGTCATCAAGGTTTCGATGGCGGGTGGTGAGCGCGAATTTCTGGTCGAGTCCAAGGAAATGCCGGAGGCCGGATGGACCGTCAACGTGCTGATGGACACCCGCGCCGCGCGCGCCCAGGCGCTGACCGGTGCGATTGCCGCCGTGCTGCTGGTGTTCCTTGTCGGCCTCGCCACCGTGATCGTCATGCAGCGGCGCGCACAGCTTGCCGAACGGCTGCGCATCCAGCGCGCCGCGCAGGAGGAACTTGAGCGGCGCGTGGAGGAGCGCACGGCCGATCTTGCCGCTGTTAACCAGCAGCTCGAAACGGAAGTGACTGAGCGCCGCGCAACCGAAGTGCAGTTGCGGCAGACACAATCGGATCTGGTGCGCGCCGGAAAGCTGGCCGCGCTCGGCCAGATGTCGGCTGCGCTGTCGCATGAATTCAACCAGCCGCTCGCAGCCGTCAAAGCCTATGCGGAAAACGGCGCGACCTTGATTGACCGCGACCGCATCCCCGATGCGCGCGACAACCTCGTGCGCATATCCAGCCTTGCGGACCGGATGGCGACGATCAGCCGGCACCTGCGCAATTTCGCGCGCGAGCCGAACCAGAAGCTCGGCGCGGTCGGCCTCGCCGATGTGATCCATGAAACGGTGGAGATCGTGACGCCGCGCCTGAAATCAGCGGGCGTGGCTCTGGAAACGCACATCAATCCGCCATCCCTCGCCGTTCACGGCGGAAGCGTGCGTCTGCAACAGGTTCTCGTGAACCTTATTTCCAATGCCGCCGATGCCCTTGAAGACCGAAGCGACCGCCGCATCGTGCTGACCGCAGAACGAAAGGGCCCGAAGGTTTTCATCACCGTGCGCGACAACGGCCCGGGCGTGCCAGAGGCGATCCGCGAGCGCATTTTCGATCCGTTCTATTCGACCAAGGGAGTGGGCAAGGGACTTGGCCTCGGCCTTTCCATTTCATACAATATTGTCAAGGACTTCGGTGGACAGATTGCAGTAGAGAATCATCCGGGCGGTGGTGCGCTTTTCACACTAGAGCTGGACGCCGCACGCATGCCGCACAAGGAGGCCGCCGAATGA
- a CDS encoding sigma-54 dependent transcriptional regulator yields MTPSFVLLVDDEEELRRSTRQSLDLEGLQVEECASAEEALDFVTPGFSGVVISDIRMPGMDGMTLMERVRDIDPDIPVILVTGHGDVQLAVRAMREGAYDFIEKPFNTRHLAEMSARAIDRRKLVLENRKLRAAAGQHDDLETRLPGRTPAMIDLRYTIRATAGTDTDMLIVGETGVGKEVVARAVHDLSGRAARPFVAINCAALPGELIESELFGHEAGAFPGALRPRYGKFEHARGGTILLDEIGSMPLALQAKLLRVIQERIITRLGSNEPIPLDARFIALSKVDLEKEAEAGRFRADLLYRLNVITLRVPPLAARREDVPLLFLQLLREAAARYRREEPDVPHALLAALIRREWPGNVRELRNAADRHLLGLDRLESAAHPSSHAPSGNLAERVAAFERHIIAQELSRQGGKLKNVYEALGISRKTLYEKMVKYELEARSSGASSYAENG; encoded by the coding sequence ATGACCCCCTCTTTCGTGCTTCTGGTGGACGACGAGGAAGAGCTGCGGCGCTCGACCCGCCAGTCGCTCGACCTCGAGGGCCTGCAGGTCGAGGAATGCGCCAGCGCCGAGGAAGCGCTGGATTTCGTGACGCCCGGCTTCAGCGGCGTCGTCATTTCCGACATCCGCATGCCCGGCATGGACGGAATGACCCTGATGGAGCGCGTGCGCGACATCGACCCGGACATTCCGGTGATTCTCGTGACGGGCCATGGCGATGTGCAGCTTGCCGTCCGCGCCATGCGCGAGGGCGCGTATGATTTCATCGAGAAGCCGTTCAACACGCGCCATCTGGCCGAAATGTCGGCGCGCGCCATCGACCGGCGCAAGCTGGTGCTCGAAAACAGAAAACTAAGGGCCGCCGCCGGGCAGCATGACGACCTCGAAACGCGGCTGCCGGGCCGCACTCCCGCGATGATCGACCTGCGCTATACGATCCGCGCCACGGCGGGCACGGATACCGACATGCTGATCGTCGGCGAAACGGGTGTGGGCAAGGAGGTCGTGGCGCGCGCCGTGCACGATTTGAGCGGTCGCGCCGCGCGTCCATTTGTGGCGATCAACTGCGCCGCCCTGCCCGGCGAACTGATCGAAAGCGAACTGTTCGGACATGAGGCCGGTGCTTTCCCCGGCGCGCTCAGGCCGCGCTACGGCAAGTTCGAACATGCGCGCGGCGGCACGATCCTGCTCGACGAGATCGGCTCCATGCCGCTCGCGCTGCAAGCCAAGCTTCTGAGGGTGATCCAGGAGCGGATCATCACGCGGCTCGGCTCGAACGAGCCGATCCCGCTCGACGCAAGGTTCATCGCGCTCAGCAAAGTCGATCTCGAAAAGGAGGCGGAGGCCGGCAGGTTTCGGGCCGACCTGCTCTACCGGCTGAACGTGATCACGCTTCGCGTGCCGCCGCTTGCGGCGCGCCGGGAGGACGTTCCCCTGCTCTTCCTTCAATTGCTGCGTGAGGCCGCCGCGCGCTACAGGCGGGAAGAGCCGGATGTTCCGCATGCCCTGCTGGCGGCGCTCATCCGGCGCGAATGGCCGGGCAATGTTCGCGAGCTTCGCAATGCGGCGGACCGCCACCTGCTCGGACTGGACCGGCTGGAAAGCGCCGCCCATCCGTCGTCCCACGCGCCGTCCGGCAACCTGGCCGAGCGGGTCGCGGCATTTGAACGCCACATCATCGCGCAGGAACTGTCGCGACAGGGCGGCAAGCTCAAGAATGTCTATGAAGCGCTCGGCATTTCCCGCAAGACGCTCTATGAGAAAATGGTGAAGTACGAGCTGGAGGCCCGGTCGAGCGGCGCATCCAGCTACGCCGAAAATGGGTAG
- a CDS encoding tripartite tricarboxylate transporter substrate-binding protein: MKKILASLGLAATVAMATFGAQAQDYPNRTLTMVVPFAAGGPTDTVARLVAESMSKDLGQQIVVENVGGAGGTLGAGRVASSDPDGYTMLLHHIGMATSATLYRKLAYDTLNAFEYVGLVTEVPMTIVARKDLEPTDLKGLVEYAKANKDTVTVANAGVGAASHLCGMLFMSAIGTPLVTVPYKGTGPAMTDLLGGQVDIMCDQTTNTTKQILGGTIKAYAVTTPKRLDVLPDVPTTDEAGLPGMEVAIWHGIYTPKGTPAEVNERLSKSLQGALKDPNVVARFAELGTQPSSEADATPAALKAKLESEIARWKPIIDAAGQYAD, encoded by the coding sequence ATGAAAAAGATTCTCGCATCTCTTGGCCTTGCGGCGACCGTCGCCATGGCGACCTTCGGCGCGCAGGCGCAGGACTATCCGAACCGCACCCTGACGATGGTGGTGCCCTTTGCCGCCGGCGGCCCCACGGACACGGTCGCGCGCCTTGTCGCCGAATCCATGTCCAAGGATCTCGGCCAGCAGATCGTGGTCGAAAATGTCGGCGGCGCGGGCGGCACGCTCGGCGCGGGCCGCGTCGCAAGCTCTGATCCGGACGGCTACACGATGCTGCTGCACCATATCGGCATGGCCACCAGCGCGACGCTATACCGGAAGCTCGCCTATGATACGCTGAACGCATTCGAATATGTCGGGCTCGTCACCGAAGTGCCGATGACCATCGTCGCGCGCAAAGACCTTGAACCGACGGACCTCAAGGGTCTGGTCGAATACGCCAAGGCCAACAAGGACACGGTGACGGTCGCCAATGCGGGCGTCGGCGCGGCGTCGCACCTGTGCGGCATGCTCTTCATGAGCGCTATCGGAACTCCGTTGGTCACCGTTCCCTACAAGGGAACCGGCCCTGCAATGACCGACCTGCTCGGCGGACAGGTCGACATCATGTGCGACCAGACGACGAACACCACCAAGCAGATCCTCGGCGGCACCATCAAGGCCTATGCGGTGACGACGCCGAAGCGCCTCGACGTGCTGCCCGACGTGCCGACGACCGATGAAGCCGGTCTGCCCGGCATGGAGGTCGCGATCTGGCACGGCATCTATACGCCCAAGGGTACGCCCGCCGAGGTGAACGAGCGTCTTTCCAAGTCGCTGCAAGGCGCTCTGAAAGACCCGAACGTCGTCGCACGCTTCGCTGAGCTTGGCACCCAGCCCTCGTCCGAAGCCGATGCGACGCCCGCGGCGCTCAAGGCCAAGCTGGAAAGCGAGATCGCGCGCTGGAAGCCGATCATCGACGCTGCCGGCCAATACGCCGACTGA
- a CDS encoding tripartite tricarboxylate transporter TctB family protein gives MNSFSFDKTNLACGALLIAVGLYFGIQALSMEIGTTFRMGPGFFPLALSAILIVLGAIIFVQATRVEGEPLGAIAWRGMFFILPAPIIFGLTVRGLGFLPALFVTTLVASFASHKMTPIAALVLSVCVTAFSYVVFSWGLSLPFRTFGPWLGM, from the coding sequence ATGAATTCGTTCTCATTTGACAAGACCAATCTCGCCTGCGGCGCGCTGCTGATCGCCGTCGGGCTTTATTTCGGCATTCAAGCGCTTTCGATGGAGATCGGAACCACGTTCAGGATGGGTCCGGGATTTTTTCCGTTGGCGCTTTCGGCAATCCTCATCGTGCTCGGCGCGATCATTTTCGTTCAGGCCACACGGGTCGAGGGGGAGCCGCTCGGCGCGATTGCCTGGCGCGGGATGTTCTTCATTCTGCCGGCGCCGATCATATTCGGTCTGACCGTTCGCGGCCTGGGATTTTTGCCTGCGCTGTTCGTCACCACGCTTGTCGCATCCTTCGCAAGCCACAAGATGACGCCGATTGCCGCGCTCGTCCTCTCGGTCTGCGTCACCGCGTTTTCCTATGTGGTTTTCTCATGGGGCCTCAGCCTGCCCTTCCGGACCTTCGGTCCATGGCTCGGCATGTAG
- a CDS encoding tripartite tricarboxylate transporter permease: protein MELFNNLALGFATASTLYNLGFCLIGVLLGTLIGVLPGIGATATIAMLLPITFQIGDPVSSLIMLAGIYYGAQYGGSTTAILINMPGESSSAVTAIDGYQMARKGRAGVALAVAAIGSFFAGTVSTFLVAIFAPPLTSIALQFGAAEYFSLMIVGLVSSIALASGSIVKALAMVALGLLLGLVGTDVISGTPRFTLGIREYADGLNFVALAVGVFGIAEILRNLENERSREVLISKVTGLMPSGDDFRRMAAPILRGTAIGSALGILPGGGAILASFASYTVEKRVSREPQEFGHGAIAGVAGPESANNAGAQTSFIPMLTLGIPANPVMALMIGAMIIQGIVPGPNVATEQPALFWGIIASMWIGNLMLIVLNLPLIGLWVKLLTVPYYVLFPIIMAFCSIGVYSVNSNIYDLFAVAFFGLLGYVLQKMRCEPAPLLLGFVLGPLLEENLRRAMILSRGDPSTFVTRPISAILLAIAVVVLVVVLLPSVRKKRDEVFVDED, encoded by the coding sequence ATGGAACTGTTCAACAATCTCGCACTCGGCTTCGCCACCGCGAGCACGCTTTACAATCTGGGCTTCTGCCTCATCGGCGTGTTGCTCGGCACGCTGATCGGCGTGCTGCCCGGCATCGGAGCGACCGCGACCATCGCCATGCTGCTGCCGATCACCTTCCAGATTGGCGACCCGGTGTCCTCGCTCATCATGCTCGCTGGCATCTACTACGGTGCCCAGTATGGCGGCTCCACGACGGCCATTCTCATCAATATGCCGGGTGAGTCCTCATCTGCCGTGACCGCCATTGACGGCTACCAGATGGCACGCAAGGGCCGCGCGGGCGTGGCGCTCGCTGTGGCTGCCATAGGCTCGTTCTTCGCGGGCACCGTCTCGACATTTCTGGTCGCGATCTTCGCGCCTCCGCTGACTTCCATTGCCCTGCAATTCGGCGCGGCGGAATATTTCTCGCTGATGATCGTCGGCCTCGTCTCCTCCATCGCGCTTGCCAGCGGCTCCATCGTCAAGGCGCTCGCCATGGTGGCGCTCGGCCTGCTGCTCGGGCTCGTTGGAACCGATGTGATCTCCGGCACGCCCCGCTTCACGCTCGGCATCCGGGAATATGCGGACGGCCTCAATTTCGTCGCGCTGGCCGTTGGCGTGTTCGGCATCGCGGAAATCCTGCGCAATCTTGAAAACGAGCGGTCGCGCGAAGTGCTCATCAGCAAGGTCACTGGCCTGATGCCGTCCGGCGACGATTTCAGGCGCATGGCGGCCCCGATTCTTCGCGGCACCGCAATCGGCTCGGCTCTGGGCATCCTGCCGGGAGGCGGCGCGATCCTCGCCTCTTTTGCTTCATACACAGTCGAAAAGCGCGTTTCCCGTGAGCCTCAGGAATTTGGACACGGCGCAATCGCAGGCGTTGCCGGGCCTGAATCGGCCAACAATGCCGGGGCGCAGACATCCTTCATTCCCATGCTCACACTGGGGATTCCGGCAAATCCTGTGATGGCGCTGATGATCGGCGCGATGATTATCCAGGGCATAGTCCCCGGTCCCAATGTCGCGACCGAGCAGCCGGCTCTGTTCTGGGGCATCATCGCCTCGATGTGGATCGGCAATCTGATGCTGATCGTGCTGAACCTGCCGCTCATCGGCCTCTGGGTCAAACTGCTTACCGTTCCATACTACGTGCTGTTCCCGATCATCATGGCGTTCTGCTCGATCGGCGTGTACAGCGTGAATTCAAACATCTACGACCTCTTCGCCGTCGCGTTTTTCGGACTGCTCGGCTACGTCCTCCAGAAAATGCGCTGTGAACCCGCCCCGTTGCTTTTGGGCTTCGTTCTCGGCCCGCTGTTGGAAGAAAACCTGCGCCGCGCAATGATCCTTTCGCGCGGGGATCCGTCCACTTTCGTAACGCGGCCGATCAGCGCCATCCTGCTGGCGATTGCGGTTGTGGTGCTGGTGGTGGTGCTGCTGCCAAGCGTGCGGAAGAAGCGCGACGAGGTCTTTGTGGACGAAGACTGA